The genomic interval AATTATTGATTGCGATAGAGTGTGATAGACTTCGATCATTGAGTGAAAGAAGTTTATCCTGGTCTACCATTAATAgaaatgatattttgctatatttttaaataagttggctcattttcttttatttgaaaacaatcgaacataaaaaaataaagaaaaaatgaattaCTTGTAATTACTTGTGATCTTGATTCATGAACATTGTAATTACTTGCATCTAGGTTTTGTTCTTTCAACTTTTAGTTTCACCCATCTCTTTATAAATACCACACCTTCACATTCTCATACTCACAAATCTAACCATACATTCCTCTTTCAACTATCAATTATTATCTCCTCACTCACCTTTTTTTCGAATGGAAATAGTGCAAACCATCGACTTTTTCTTTAAAGTACGAAGATGCCAACCAGAATTGATTGCTCCAGCAAACCCTACGCCCTATGAATTTAAACAGCTTTCTGATGTCGATGATCAACAAAGCTTAAGATTTCATGTTCCAGTAATAAATATTTATCAGCATAATCCAAGTCTAGAGGGAAAAGACCCCGTGAAGGTAATATTAGATAAACATGGAATACCATCTCACGACCAATTTTTGGCTACAAGATGAGTAAAAATATCCATGTATTTTATTAGTATTGTGACATCTTgtgatttttttcaatatgatGATGTCTCTTTATGTTCACCATtcttaaattgttttttttccttactGAATATCCATATATTTGAACTTCATAGACTCTAATATCATGTTATATAAATATggatttttcttgaaaaattaaaaaatttgtcaGCTTTCTGACTATGTATCTAGAGATGGTGCCTcatccaatattttttttctttttcttgagtcagatttctttttttgctttttcttcGAACCAGATGCCCATTTGGACTTCATATGTTttgatatatcatattatattgttCAATTTCTAACATGGGATCCTCAACGACAGGTAATAAAGGAAGCAATTGCAAAGACATTGGTGTTTTACTATCCTTTTGCCGGAAGAGTAAGGGAAGGGCCTGGCAGAAAGCTATTCGTAGAATGTACAGGGGAAGGAATCTTGTTCATTGAAGCAGATGCAGATGTGACCTTGAAACAATTGAGCGATGCACTTCCATATTCACTGTCAAAGGTTGAGGACATTATATACAACCCTCCAAATTCTGATGGAATCCTTAATTCCCCATTATTGCTTATTCAGGTATATCATATTTATTAGTTATTTAACCAAATAAATGGGCTATTTGATATATTTAGcctctatttattttttaagtctTGAATAGTTTTCTAAAATATGAAACTAGAACTTAACATAATTAAAACACTAAAACTAACaattaatttgactttttgtttcttttatttgtcATGTAGTTGACAAGACTCAAGTGTGGAGGTTTCATTTTTGCTATTCGTCTAAATCATACGATGACGGATGCTTTTGGCATTGTCAAATTCATGAAGGCTATAGCAGAGATAGCTCGTGGAGCTTTTGCCCCATCTATTTTTCCAGTATGGCAAAGGGCTCTCTTAACCGCAAGAGATCCTCCAAGAATCACTTGTCGCCACTACGAATACGATCATGTTGATGACAATAAGGGCATCCTTAGTCCAATCAACAACATGGTCGATCACTTATTCATTTTTAGCCCACTTCAAATATCCACCCTTCGTCAAACTTTACCTACCCACCTTCGCGATTGTTCCTCCTTGGATCTCATCACAGCCTACATTTGGCGCATTCGTACCATAGCCCTTCAATTTAGCCCGA from Benincasa hispida cultivar B227 chromosome 10, ASM972705v1, whole genome shotgun sequence carries:
- the LOC120089185 gene encoding benzyl alcohol O-benzoyltransferase-like; its protein translation is MEIVQTIDFFFKVRRCQPELIAPANPTPYEFKQLSDVDDQQSLRFHVPVINIYQHNPSLEGKDPVKVIKEAIAKTLVFYYPFAGRVREGPGRKLFVECTGEGILFIEADADVTLKQLSDALPYSLSKVEDIIYNPPNSDGILNSPLLLIQLTRLKCGGFIFAIRLNHTMTDAFGIVKFMKAIAEIARGAFAPSIFPVWQRALLTARDPPRITCRHYEYDHVDDNKGILSPINNMVDHLFIFSPLQISTLRQTLPTHLRDCSSLDLITAYIWRIRTIALQFSPKEEVRFLCIVNLRSKFDLPLGYYGNALVFPAAVTTAAKLCENPLGYAVELIRKAKAKVTKEYIKSMTDLMVIKGRPSFAAFVSFTVSDLTRVGFEEVDFGWGKAIFGGPTTARHGIIPGIISYCIPFMNKGGEKGIVVPLCLPAPAMERFMENVHVWLQVKQVADEVDSIKHTIIPSTL